In one Silene latifolia isolate original U9 population unplaced genomic scaffold, ASM4854445v1 scaffold_315, whole genome shotgun sequence genomic region, the following are encoded:
- the LOC141639254 gene encoding protein FAR1-RELATED SEQUENCE 5-like, with translation MMFLMKQFHPSVEEDFCKQLEDVFTPYIGMEFGDIEEAITFYKVYAFGVGFDVRQYTTKKWRDGTIKSKLLVCNREGFTKSSNESPGKEEDGSKQERRNKLKRIGCKARMRLFLKNGVLLVDRFHEEHNHELVAVKDREFQKLSKNISKYHMGLIVSNSRLNIGATRTYTMCKEVVNGYQNIGASLNDFKNFQRDIKYFIHERDGQLFIDHFKNMAETRPDFYFDYDVDVDGSLRRTIWADGIARRNYSVFGDAVSYDPTYSTNKYKMVFTPFTGIDNHKRSITFCCALIAKETTESFNWVFERVLIAMRGKEPQYIITDQDRGIIASLPKKFKTARHRFCMWHIMNKVPCKYGSKRKDYQVFLKKLNAIVWDEELEAREFDNRWSAIMEEHVLPTLNGLRTAMI, from the exons ATGATGTTCTTGATGAAACAATTCCACCCAAGTGTCGAGGAAGACTTTTGTAAGCAGTTGGAGGATGTATTTACACCATACATTGGGATGGAGTTTGGGGATATTGAGGAAGCTATAACATTTTATAAGGTGTACGCATTTGGGGTTGGGTTCGATGTGAGACAATACacgactaaaaagtggcgtgacGGTACTATAAAATcaaaactattggtttgtaatagGGAGGGGTTTACAAAATCAAGTAACGAAAGTCCGGGTAAGGAAGAAGATGGAAGTAAGCAGGAGAGAAGAAATAAGCTTAAGAGGATTGGTTGTAAAGCTCGGATGAGGTTATTTTTGAAGAATGGTGTGCTTTTAGTGGACCGGTTTCATGAAGaacataatcacgagcttgttgCTGTCAAAGATAGGGAGTTTCAAAAATTATCCAAAAACATTTCCAAGTATCACATGGGACTAATTGTCTCAAATTCAAGG CTGAATATTGGAGCAACAAGGACTTACACAATGTGTAAGGAGGTTGTTAACGGGTACCAAAATATAGGGGCTAGTTTGAACgacttcaaaaattttcaaagagACATAAAGTATTTTATTCATGAAAGAGACGGACAACTTTTCATTGATCACTTCAAGAACATGGCAGAGACTCGGCCAGACTTCTACTTTGACTATGATGTTGACGTAGATGGTAGCCTACGACGCACAATTTGGGCGGATGGCATTGCTAGGAGAAATTACTCTGTCTTTGGAGATGCGGTTTCATACGACCCTACTTACTCCACTAACAAGTACAAGATGGTTTTCACTCCCTTCACAGGGATTGACAACCATAAACGATCAATAACTTTCTGTTGTGCGCTTATAGCAAAAGAAACTACGGAATCGTTTAATTGGGTGTTCGAGAGGGTTTTGATTGCTATGCGGGGAAAGGAACCACAGTACATAATAACAGATCAAGATCGTGGAATAATTGCGTCATTACCCAAAAAATTCAAGACAGCACGACACCGGTTCTGCATGTGGCACATTATGAATAAGGTTCCCTGTAAGTATGGTAGCAAAAGGAAAGATTACCAGGTATTTCTAAAAAAGTTAAATGCTATTGTATGGGACGAGGAACTTGAAGCGAGGGAGTTCGACAATAGATGGTCAGCAATAATGGAGGAACACGTACTACCGACATTGAATGGTTTACGGACTGCTATGATATAA
- the LOC141639253 gene encoding protein FAR-RED IMPAIRED RESPONSE 1-like, translated as MAHCKDLRMGGIMRTTQRSESENSFFKRFEARNGTLVEFWKRFESALDQQKHNQKRLDNENRHSNPNLCSKLAIEADGAKIYTHDIFEEFQEELKNAIGGFSCKGFLESNNLEVTTLKDSLGGRNFDVQYNPGESFCKLFERKGVLCRHIIWIYSGNGVNEIPEFAIARRWTKDALRSGDYSTGECTDDMDIVDSKQLQMTKLWSEIHETIGVLVDKEKEDVEGLTNLIREFREKATR; from the exons ATGGCACACTGTAAGGACTTGAGAATGGGTGGTATTATGAGGACGACACAGCGGTCGGAAAGTGAAAACAGTTTTTTCAAGAGGTTTGAGGCGAGAAATGGTACTCTTGTTGAGTTTTGGAAGCGCTTTGAAAGTGCTTTGGACCAACAAAAACACAACCAGAAGAGGCTTGATAACGAAAACCGTCATTCAAACCCAAATTTATGCAGTAAGTTGGCAATAGAGGCTGATGGTGCGAAGATTTACACACATGATATTTTCGAGGAGTTTCAAGAGGAGTTAAAGAATGCAATTGGTGGATTTAGTTGCAAGGGTTTCTTGGAGTCGAACAACTTAGAGGTTACTACCTTGAAGGATTCATTGGGAGGCCGTAATTTTGATGTTCAGTATAACCCAG GCGAGTCATTCTGTAAACTTTTTGAGAGGAAGGGAGTACTCTGCAGGCACATAATTTGGATTTATTCCGGTAATGGGGTAAATGAAATTCCGGAATTTGCGATTGCTAGGAGATGGACAAAGGATGCATTGCGGAGTGGTGACTATAGTACCGGGGAGTGTacagatgacatggatattgTAGACAGTAAGCAACTTCAGATGACAAAATTGTGGTCGGAAATTCACGAAACAATTGGAGTGCTTGTTGATAAGGAAAAGGAAGATGTTGAAGGTCTTACTAATTTAATAAGGGAATTTAGAGAGAAGGCCACACGGTAG